In a single window of the Drosophila albomicans strain 15112-1751.03 chromosome 3, ASM965048v2, whole genome shotgun sequence genome:
- the LOC117566616 gene encoding adenylyl cyclase X E-like isoform X1: MQCELDYTNERRWEGSYLKKKCMEIGVEDEYNLYQSRLRSYYTGVYILLHWIVILVHSLFLLATCEETHLIYIDIFAYVLGSVLITAVMWINFEEELVIRRVCVMYVTSVITVLILVIIDITTNVYHYHKHDWVTGSFYDTYIILTTYMFLPIPHILPPLALGSIVSCLYVCYYFYYVAALFRYDLSNAHQFNKMWAEVSEHISLNMLGVFFRISREIVVRSSFLDRHQYVMEDISLRNARAQEKIFLHSILPQQIAQPIQDDIRNRIAMAEKHRDVHIVSMARDRLMSIQTHPDVSILYADIVNYTQLTTTLTVKHLVTLLHNLYARFDKAASHFTVQRIKFLGDCYYCVAGLTVPDPDHAKCCVDLGLCMINQIQQVGISQNLDIDIRVGVHSGSLFAGVLGAAKLQYDIWGTDVTIANRLEATGMAGHIHLSARTLNSMTDHSYTILPGTVAATEDPYLMKYKIVTFLIAATTTTDEISEYESDEVETLSLSLQLSAKSHMSVGTYTVELHNEFKQMPVGPMGFRSWLKRICYSRKDDDNSTDHAFSSIRFYFLDFIDPRMEHAFLRQPDYMLKYSILLAWIICTSLIVIEMVYQRTISNTYVFVSSGAMLSFTILLFITWYKKICFWRYPEGGHTYSIISCLIFRIAENIQRSLIKRVAIYMFTVTTYFGIISVMLMECNVDEYQMLHIESKIYLYEPEPNMCFQPWVLTNMICLIMGMSLIFSRIPFVMKLMVTLLEVIIYMVLIFYQFNYIVHHSLSTNPYFLAEYSHCILILITFLSLCLMERQTEFNDKMNFKWRAELKKKQKAGSLADQSISILLHNILPAHVVNIYLSSLAKHELYYEDYSMVGVMFATLMNFQLDLSSLRVLNEIITEFDNVLSYYKDDYLVEKIKIVGCTYMAACGLDIRLSSTISGRRSTRSSIAQEVARARRTLQFYEQHGHKKEDVVFVITAFALDLIRSLYMCNSNYKNLPCDRELFSAKMRVGISSGEVMAGVVGASQVHYDIWGNAVNMASRMDSTGVVGHIQVTDETATILRKCGIKCDFRGLTFVKGRGILPTYFVGIDDHYNFQYIEEDEGSFQVNVHNLSD, from the exons atgcagtGCGAATTAGATTACACAAATGAGCGTCGCTGGGAAGGAAGCTATTTAAAG AAAAAGTGCATGGAAATTGGTGTAGAAGATGAATATAACTTGTACCAAAGTCGGCTCCGCAGCTACTATACAggtgtatatattttgctgcACTGGATTGTAATCCTTGTGCATagcttatttttgttggcgACTTGCGAA gagacgcatttaatttatattgatatttttgcatacGTGCTTGGATCTGTCCTCATAACAGCAGTGATGTGGATAAATTTTGAGGAGGAACTGGTGATCAGACGCGTTTGCGTAATGTACGTGACCTCAGTGATTACAGTACTAATTCTGGTGATCATTG aTATAACAACTAATGTGTATCATTATCATAAACATGATTGGGTTACAGGATCTTTTTACGACACTTACATTATCCTGACGACCTATATGTTTTTACCCATACCCCATATTTTACCACCTCTAGCCCTTGGCAGCATAGTGTCATGTCTTTAcgtttgttattatttctaCTACGTAGCCGCGTTATTTAGATATGACTTATCCAATGCCCACcagtttaataaaatgtgGGCAGAAGTTTCGGAACACATTTCCCTGAATATGCTCGGTGTATTTTTTCGCATATCGCGTGAAATTGTTGTTCGCTCCTCGTTTCTCGATCGTCATCAGTATGTGATGGAGGATATCTCGCTGCGCAATGCACGTGCCCAGGAAAAGATATTTCTTCACAGCATTTTGCCGCAGCAAATCGCACAGCCCATTCAGGACGATATTCGCAATCGTATTGCAATGGCCGAAAAGCATCGCGACGTTCATATTGTCAGCATGGCGCGCGATCGCTTAATGTCGATTCAAACCCATCCCGATGTGTCCATACTGTATGCAGATATTGTCAATTATACGCAACTGACAACAACACTAACCGTTAAGCATCTGGTTACACTTTTACACAATCTGTATGCACGTTTCGACAAAGCCGCTTCGCATTTCACAGTGCAACGTATCAAGTTCTTGGGCGACTGCTATTACTGTGTGGCCGGTCTAACAGTTCCTGATCCTGACCACGCCAAATGTTGTGTCGATCTGGGCCTCTGTATGATCAATCAAATACAGCAAGTGGG CATCTCCCAAAATTTGGATATTGATATTCGCGTGGGTGTTCATTCGGGCAGCTTATTTGCTGGTGTTCTTGGGGCCGCCAAATTGCAGTATGATATATGGG GTACAGATGTAACAATTGCCAATCGTCTGGAAGCCACTGGAATGGCCGGCCATATTCATCTGAGTGCGCGAACCCTCAATTCGATGACGGATCACTCGTATACTATACTGCCAGGCACCGTTGCGGCCACTGAAGATCCCTATCtgatgaaatacaaaatagtgACCTTTCTCATAGCTGCCACAACAACCACTGACGAAATCAGTGAATACGAAAGTGATGAGGTCGAAACCCTTTCCCTAAGTCTGCAATTGAGTGCTAAGTCCCATATGAGTGTTGGCACCTATACCGTTGAATTGCACAATGAATTCAAGCAAATGCCAGTGGGACCCATGGG ATTCCGATCCTGGTTGAAACGAATTTGTTATAGTCGAAAAGACGATGACAATAGCACGGATCACGCCTTTTCATCGATACGATTTTATTTTCTCGACTTTATAGATCCCCGTATGGAGCATGCTTTTCTTCGCCAGCCCGACTATATGCTCAAGTACAGCATCTTGCTGGCCTGGATCATTTGCACCAGTTTGATTGTGATCGAAATGGTCTATCAACGTACCATCTCCAATACATATGTTTTTGTTAGCTCTGGAGCGATGCTAAGCTTTACCATACTCCTTTTTATAACGTGGTATAAGAAGATTTGCTTCTGGCGCTATCCTGAAGGTGGACACACATACAGCATAATCAGCTGCCTAATATTCCGTATCGCAGAGAACATTCAGCGCAGTCTTATCAAACGTGTGGCCATTTATATGTTCACCGTAACAACGTACTTTGGCATTATATCTGTGATGCTG ATGGAATGTAATGTGGACGAATATCAAATGCTGCACATTGAGAGCAAAATCTATCTTTATGAGCCGGAACCGAACATGTGCTTTCAGCCTTGGGTGTTGACCAACATGATCTGCCTGATCATGGGCATGAGTTTGATCTTCTCACGTATTCCATTCGTGATGAAATTGATGGTTACCCTCTTGGAGGTCATCATCTATATGGTGCTCATATTCTATCAGTTCAATTACATAGTTCATCATAGCCTGTCGACGAATCCGTACTTTTTAGCTGAGTACTCGCATTGTATATTAATTCTAATCACTTTCCTAAGTCTGTGCCTTATGGAACGGCAGACAGAGTTTAATGACAAGATGAACTTCAA ATGGCGAGCAGagctaaagaaaaaacagaaagcGGGTAGTTTGGCCGATCAGTCTATATCCATACTATTACACAACATTTTGCCTGCTCATGTTG TCAACATCTATCTGTCATCCTTGGCCAAGCATGAGTTGTACTACGAAGATTACTCCATGGTTGGCGTTATGTTCGCCACCCtaatgaattttcaattggaTTTGTCCAGTTTACGCGTTCTTAACGAGATCATAACCGAATTTGATAATGTG tTAAGTTATTACAAGGACGATTACTTGGtggaaaaaatcaaaattgtagGCTGCACTTACATGGCTGCTTGTGGTCTGGACATACGTCTCTCCTCCACTATAAGCGGACGACGAAGTACTCGTAGTTCTATTGCCCAGGAGG TTGCGCGAGCCCGACGCACTCTGCAGTTCTACGAACAGCATGGACACAAAAAAGAGGATGTTGTCTTTGTGATAACGGCCTTCGCTTTGGATTTAATTCGTTCTCTTTATATGTGCAACTCCAATTACAAGAATTTGCCATGTGATCGCGAATTATTCTCGGCCAAAATGAGAGTTGGCATTTCAAGTGGAGAGGTTATGGCTGGCGTCGTGGGTGCTTCGCAGGTTCACTATGATATTTGGGGCAATGCGGTGAATATGGCTTCGCGCATGGACTCTACTGGAGTCGTTGGCCACATACAGGTGACGGATGAGACGGCTACTATTCTGCGAAAATGTGGTATCAAATGTGATTTCCGTGGCCTAACCTTTGTTAAGGGGCGTGGCATTTTGCCCACCTATTTTGTAGGCATCGACGACCATTATAATTTCCAGTATATCGAAGAGGACGAGGGCTCGTTTCAAGTAAACGTACATAATTTATctgattaa
- the LOC117566616 gene encoding adenylyl cyclase X E-like isoform X13 translates to MQCELDYTNERRWEGSYLKKKCMEIGVEDEYNLYQSRLRSYYTGVYILLHWIVILVHSLFLLATCEETHLIYIDIFAYVLGSVLITAVMWINFEEELVIRRVCVMYVTSVITVLILVIIDIITNMYHYHKHDWVTGSFYDTYIILTTYMFLPIPHILPPLALGSTVSCLYVCYYFYYVAALFRNDFSNARNFNKMWAEVSHHISLNMLGVFFRISREIVVRSSFLDRHQYVMEDISLRNARAQEKIFLHSILPQQIAQPIQDDIRNRIAMAEKHRDVHIVSMARDRLMSIQTHPDVSILYADIVNYTQLTTTLTVKHLVTLLHNLYARFDKAASHFTVQRIKFLGDCYYCVAGLTVPDPDHAKCCVDLGLCMINQIQQVGISQNLDIDIRVGVHSGSLFAGVLGAAKLQYDIWGTDVTIANRLEATGMAGHIHLSARTLNSMTDHSYTILPGTVAATEDPYLMKYKIVTFLIAATTTTDEISEYESDEVETLSLSLQLSAKSHMSVGTYTVELHNEFKQMPVGPMGSPYGACFSSPARLYAQVQHLAGLDHLHQFDCDRIGLSTYHLQYICFC, encoded by the exons atgcagtGCGAATTAGATTACACAAATGAGCGTCGCTGGGAAGGAAGCTATTTAAAG AAAAAGTGCATGGAAATTGGTGTAGAAGATGAATATAACTTGTACCAAAGTCGGCTCCGCAGCTACTATACAggtgtatatattttgctgcACTGGATTGTAATCCTTGTGCATagcttatttttgttggcgACTTGCGAA gagacgcatttaatttatattgatatttttgcatacGTGCTTGGATCTGTCCTCATAACAGCAGTGATGTGGATAAATTTTGAGGAGGAACTGGTGATCAGACGCGTTTGCGTAATGTACGTGACCTCAGTGATTACAGTACTAATTCTGGTGATCATTG aTATAATAACTAATATGTATCATTATCATAAACATGATTGGGTTACAGGATCATTTTACGACACTTACATTATCCTGACGACCTATATGTTTTTACCCATACCCCATATTTTACCACCTCTTGCCCTTGGCAGCACAGTGTCATGTCTTTAcgtttgttattatttctaCTACGTAGCCGCGCTATTTAGGAATGACTTTTCCAATGCCCGcaactttaataaaatgtggGCAGAAGTTTCGCATCACATTTCCCTGAATATGCTCGGTGTATTTTTTCGCATATCGCGTGAAATTGTTGTTCGCTCCTCGTTTCTCGATCGTCATCAGTATGTGATGGAGGATATCTCGCTGCGCAATGCACGTGCCCAGGAAAAGATATTTCTTCACAGCATTTTGCCGCAGCAAATCGCACAGCCCATTCAGGACGATATTCGCAATCGTATTGCAATGGCCGAAAAGCATCGCGACGTTCATATTGTCAGCATGGCGCGCGATCGCTTAATGTCGATTCAAACCCATCCCGATGTGTCCATACTGTATGCAGATATTGTCAATTATACGCAACTGACAACAACACTAACCGTTAAGCATCTGGTTACACTTTTACACAATCTGTATGCACGTTTCGACAAAGCCGCTTCGCATTTCACAGTGCAACGTATCAAGTTCTTGGGCGACTGCTATTACTGTGTGGCCGGTCTAACAGTTCCTGATCCTGACCACGCCAAATGTTGTGTCGATCTGGGCCTCTGTATGATCAATCAAATACAGCAAGTGGG CATCTCCCAAAATTTGGATATTGATATTCGCGTGGGTGTTCATTCGGGCAGCTTATTTGCTGGTGTTCTTGGGGCCGCCAAATTGCAGTATGATATATGGG GTACAGATGTAACAATTGCCAATCGTCTGGAAGCCACTGGAATGGCCGGCCATATTCATCTGAGTGCGCGAACCCTCAATTCGATGACGGATCACTCGTATACTATACTGCCAGGCACCGTTGCGGCCACTGAAGATCCCTATCtgatgaaatacaaaatagtgACCTTTCTCATAGCTGCCACAACAACCACTGACGAAATCAGTGAATACGAAAGTGATGAGGTCGAAACCCTTTCCCTAAGTCTGCAATTGAGTGCTAAGTCCCATATGAGTGTTGGCACCTATACCGTTGAATTGCACAATGAATTCAAGCAAATGCCAGTGGGACCCATGGG ATCCCCGTATGGAGCATGCTTTTCTTCGCCAGCCCGACTATATGCTCAAGTACAGCATCTTGCTGGCCTGGATCATTTGCACCAGTTTGATTGTGATCGAATTGGTCTATCAACGTACCATCTCCAATACATATGTTTTTGTTAG
- the LOC117566616 gene encoding adenylyl cyclase X E-like isoform X4, which yields MQCELDYTNERRWEGSYLKKKCMEIGVEDEYNLYQSRLRSYYTGVYILLHWIVILVHSLFLLATCEETHLIYIDIFAYVLGSVLITAVMWINFEEELVIRRVCVMYVTSVITVLILVIIDIITNMYHYHKHDWVTGSFYDTYIILTTYMFLPIPHILPPLALGSTVSCLYVCYYFYYVAALFRNDFSNARNFNKMWAEVSHHISLNMLGVFFRISREIVVRSSFLDRHQYVMEDISLRNARAQEKIFLHSILPQQIAQPIQDDIRNRIAMAEKHRDVHIVSMARDRLMSIQTHPDVSILYADIVNYTQLTTTLTVKHLVTLLHNLYARFDKAASHFTVQRIKFLGDCYYCVAGLTVPDPDHAKCCVDLGLCMINQIQQVGISQNLDIDIRVGVHSGSLFAGVLGAAKLQYDIWGTDVTIANRLEATGMAGHIHLSARTLNSMTDHSYTILPGTVAATEDPYLMKYKIVTFLIAATTTTDEISEYESDEVETLSLSLQLSAKSHMSVGTYTVELHNEFKQMPVGPMGFRSWLKRICYSRKDDDNSTDHAFSSIRFYFLDFIDPRMEHAFLRQPDYMLKYSILLAWIICTSLIVIEMVYQRTISNTYVFVSSGAMLSFTILLFITWYKKICFWRYPEGGHTYSIISCLIFRIAENIQRSLIKRVAIYMFTVTTYFGIISVMLMECNVDEYQMLHIESKIYLYEPEPNMCFQPWVLTNMICLIMGMSLIFSRIPFVMKLMVTLLEVIIYMVLIFYQFNYIVHHSLSTNPYFLAEYSHCILILITFLSLCLMERQTEFNDKMNFKWRAELKKKQKAGSLADQSISILLHNILPAHVVNIYLSSLAKHELYYEDYSMVGVMFATLMNFQLDLSSLRVLNEIITEFDNVLSYYKDDYLVEKIKIVGCTYMAACGLDIRLSSTISGRRSTRSSIAQEVARARRTLQFYEQHGHKKEDVVFVITAFALDLIRSLYMCNSNYKNLPCDRELFSAKMRVGISSGEVMAGVVGASQVHYDIWGNAVNMASRMDSTGVVGHIQVTDETATILRKCGIKCDFRGLTFVKGRGILPTYFVGIDDHYNFQYIEEDEGSFQVNVHNLSD from the exons atgcagtGCGAATTAGATTACACAAATGAGCGTCGCTGGGAAGGAAGCTATTTAAAG AAAAAGTGCATGGAAATTGGTGTAGAAGATGAATATAACTTGTACCAAAGTCGGCTCCGCAGCTACTATACAggtgtatatattttgctgcACTGGATTGTAATCCTTGTGCATagcttatttttgttggcgACTTGCGAA gagacgcatttaatttatattgatatttttgcatacGTGCTTGGATCTGTCCTCATAACAGCAGTGATGTGGATAAATTTTGAGGAGGAACTGGTGATCAGACGCGTTTGCGTAATGTACGTGACCTCAGTGATTACAGTACTAATTCTGGTGATCATTG aTATAATAACTAATATGTATCATTATCATAAACATGATTGGGTTACAGGATCATTTTACGACACTTACATTATCCTGACGACCTATATGTTTTTACCCATACCCCATATTTTACCACCTCTTGCCCTTGGCAGCACAGTGTCATGTCTTTAcgtttgttattatttctaCTACGTAGCCGCGCTATTTAGGAATGACTTTTCCAATGCCCGcaactttaataaaatgtggGCAGAAGTTTCGCATCACATTTCCCTGAATATGCTCGGTGTATTTTTTCGCATATCGCGTGAAATTGTTGTTCGCTCCTCGTTTCTCGATCGTCATCAGTATGTGATGGAGGATATCTCGCTGCGCAATGCACGTGCCCAGGAAAAGATATTTCTTCACAGCATTTTGCCGCAGCAAATCGCACAGCCCATTCAGGACGATATTCGCAATCGTATTGCAATGGCCGAAAAGCATCGCGACGTTCATATTGTCAGCATGGCGCGCGATCGCTTAATGTCGATTCAAACCCATCCCGATGTGTCCATACTGTATGCAGATATTGTCAATTATACGCAACTGACAACAACACTAACCGTTAAGCATCTGGTTACACTTTTACACAATCTGTATGCACGTTTCGACAAAGCCGCTTCGCATTTCACAGTGCAACGTATCAAGTTCTTGGGCGACTGCTATTACTGTGTGGCCGGTCTAACAGTTCCTGATCCTGACCACGCCAAATGTTGTGTCGATCTGGGCCTCTGTATGATCAATCAAATACAGCAAGTGGG CATCTCCCAAAATTTGGATATTGATATTCGCGTGGGTGTTCATTCGGGCAGCTTATTTGCTGGTGTTCTTGGGGCCGCCAAATTGCAGTATGATATATGGG GTACAGATGTAACAATTGCCAATCGTCTGGAAGCCACTGGAATGGCCGGCCATATTCATCTGAGTGCGCGAACCCTCAATTCGATGACGGATCACTCGTATACTATACTGCCAGGCACCGTTGCGGCCACTGAAGATCCCTATCtgatgaaatacaaaatagtgACCTTTCTCATAGCTGCCACAACAACCACTGACGAAATCAGTGAATACGAAAGTGATGAGGTCGAAACCCTTTCCCTAAGTCTGCAATTGAGTGCTAAGTCCCATATGAGTGTTGGCACCTATACCGTTGAATTGCACAATGAATTCAAGCAAATGCCAGTGGGACCCATGGG ATTCCGATCCTGGTTGAAACGAATTTGTTATAGTCGAAAAGACGATGACAATAGCACGGATCACGCCTTTTCATCGATACGATTTTATTTTCTCGACTTTATAGATCCCCGTATGGAGCATGCTTTTCTTCGCCAGCCCGACTATATGCTCAAGTACAGCATCTTGCTGGCCTGGATCATTTGCACCAGTTTGATTGTGATCGAAATGGTCTATCAACGTACCATCTCCAATACATATGTTTTTGTTAGCTCTGGAGCGATGCTAAGCTTTACCATACTCCTTTTTATAACGTGGTATAAGAAGATTTGCTTCTGGCGCTATCCTGAAGGTGGACACACATACAGCATAATCAGCTGCCTAATATTCCGTATCGCAGAGAACATTCAGCGCAGTCTTATCAAACGTGTGGCCATTTATATGTTCACCGTAACAACGTACTTTGGCATTATATCTGTGATGCTG ATGGAATGTAATGTGGACGAATATCAAATGCTGCACATTGAGAGCAAAATCTATCTTTATGAGCCGGAACCGAACATGTGCTTTCAGCCTTGGGTGTTGACCAACATGATCTGCCTGATCATGGGCATGAGTTTGATCTTCTCACGTATTCCATTCGTGATGAAATTGATGGTTACCCTCTTGGAGGTCATCATCTATATGGTGCTCATATTCTATCAGTTCAATTACATAGTTCATCATAGCCTGTCGACGAATCCGTACTTTTTAGCTGAGTACTCGCATTGTATATTAATTCTAATCACTTTCCTAAGTCTGTGCCTTATGGAACGGCAGACAGAGTTTAATGACAAGATGAACTTCAA ATGGCGAGCAGagctaaagaaaaaacagaaagcGGGTAGTTTGGCCGATCAGTCTATATCCATACTATTACACAACATTTTGCCTGCTCATGTTG TCAACATCTATCTGTCATCCTTGGCCAAGCATGAGTTGTACTACGAAGATTACTCCATGGTTGGCGTTATGTTCGCCACCCtaatgaattttcaattggaTTTGTCCAGTTTACGCGTTCTTAACGAGATCATAACCGAATTTGATAATGTG tTAAGTTATTACAAGGACGATTACTTGGtggaaaaaatcaaaattgtagGCTGCACTTACATGGCTGCTTGTGGTCTGGACATACGTCTCTCCTCCACTATAAGCGGACGACGAAGTACTCGTAGTTCTATTGCCCAGGAGG TTGCGCGAGCCCGACGCACTCTGCAGTTCTACGAACAGCATGGACACAAAAAAGAGGATGTTGTCTTTGTGATAACGGCCTTCGCTTTGGATTTAATTCGTTCTCTTTATATGTGCAACTCCAATTACAAGAATTTGCCATGTGATCGCGAATTATTCTCGGCCAAAATGAGAGTTGGCATTTCAAGTGGAGAGGTTATGGCTGGCGTCGTGGGTGCTTCGCAGGTTCACTATGATATTTGGGGCAATGCGGTGAATATGGCTTCGCGCATGGACTCTACTGGAGTCGTTGGCCACATACAGGTGACGGATGAGACGGCTACTATTCTGCGAAAATGTGGTATCAAATGTGATTTCCGTGGCCTAACCTTTGTTAAGGGGCGTGGCATTTTGCCCACCTATTTTGTAGGCATCGACGACCATTATAATTTCCAGTATATCGAAGAGGACGAGGGCTCGTTTCAAGTAAACGTACATAATTTATctgattaa